A stretch of Blautia liquoris DNA encodes these proteins:
- a CDS encoding alpha-L-fucosidase: protein MKKEEVVEQGVHNYSAAEEYVWPADEKVMKKLEWFQDQKLALMMHWGPYSQLGIVESWALSDADAEWSRTGIDWEVSGEEFKKQYRDLNKTFNPIRFDPEQWADIAADAGMRYLIFTTKHHDGFCMWDTKYSDYKITAEDCPYHTGKYADICGHLFEAFRKKGIGIAAYFSKADWHVDNYWAKGYPRGDYMWRGPSYVPAEHPEEWANFVRFTENQIKELASSYGQIDIMWFDAGWVCKQSGQDIQLGKIIDEIRKWQPGMLCADRTVGGSYENYITPEQCVPDEPPGVPWESCITLGTSFSFAYEDEYKSPREVINLLVDIVAKGGNLAINVGPQPDGRLPKGAQNTLKGMGEWLRTYGNAIYETRACAPYKRGNIAFTKKRDTIYALEMFPDEKEPLPESIWIPYDGKVEDVTIMGSGEKAVFEKKNGGIMIHNLPTDFETPIARVYEMKI, encoded by the coding sequence ATGAAGAAAGAAGAAGTAGTGGAACAGGGAGTGCATAATTACAGTGCAGCTGAAGAGTATGTCTGGCCTGCGGATGAGAAAGTTATGAAGAAGCTGGAATGGTTTCAGGATCAAAAACTTGCTCTTATGATGCACTGGGGACCTTATTCCCAGCTTGGAATAGTGGAATCCTGGGCACTTTCTGATGCAGATGCCGAATGGTCCAGAACAGGGATAGATTGGGAGGTCAGTGGTGAGGAGTTCAAAAAACAATATCGTGATCTGAATAAAACCTTTAATCCGATCCGATTTGATCCGGAACAATGGGCAGACATTGCCGCTGACGCAGGCATGCGTTATTTGATTTTTACCACAAAACATCATGATGGATTCTGTATGTGGGACACGAAATATTCCGATTATAAGATAACTGCAGAAGATTGTCCATATCATACCGGAAAATATGCGGATATCTGTGGACATTTATTTGAAGCATTTCGAAAGAAGGGAATTGGAATAGCAGCCTACTTTTCAAAAGCTGACTGGCATGTTGATAATTACTGGGCAAAAGGATATCCGAGAGGAGACTATATGTGGAGGGGGCCCTCTTATGTGCCGGCAGAGCATCCGGAGGAATGGGCAAACTTTGTAAGATTTACAGAAAATCAGATCAAAGAATTAGCGAGTTCTTATGGTCAGATTGATATTATGTGGTTTGACGCTGGGTGGGTATGCAAACAATCCGGACAAGATATCCAGCTTGGAAAAATTATAGATGAAATCAGAAAGTGGCAGCCGGGAATGCTCTGCGCAGACAGGACCGTTGGCGGATCTTATGAAAACTATATTACACCAGAACAATGCGTGCCTGATGAACCACCTGGTGTTCCGTGGGAGAGCTGCATCACTTTGGGGACCTCTTTCTCCTTTGCATATGAAGATGAATATAAATCCCCAAGAGAAGTTATAAATCTCCTTGTAGACATCGTGGCAAAAGGCGGTAATCTTGCGATCAATGTCGGCCCTCAGCCCGATGGAAGATTGCCAAAAGGCGCACAGAACACGTTAAAAGGAATGGGAGAGTGGCTTCGAACATATGGGAATGCGATCTATGAGACCAGAGCATGTGCGCCATATAAAAGAGGAAACATTGCATTTACAAAGAAACGGGATACCATTTATGCCCTGGAGATGTTTCCAGACGAGAAGGAACCTTTACCAGAATCTATATGGATCCCTTATGATGGAAAGGTTGAAGATGTAACAATTATGGGCTCAGGTGAAAAGGCTGTATTTGAAAAGAAAAACGGTGGAATTATGATTCATAATCTTCCGACAGATTTTGAAACACCAATTGCAAGAGTTTACGAAATGAAAATTTAA
- a CDS encoding glycoside hydrolase family 18 protein, whose amino-acid sequence MRKLIGYVGTKDLQEVTVSDIKNLDVINIAFGVIQDGEVRWEHPECKRFLSQIRLENPNLKILLSVGGWGASGFSDASMTQNGREKLVRSAVNIVQNYSLDGIDIDWEYPCIRVGGIDGDSRDKENFTLLMKEFRLVLDQKKDRSYFLSIAAGGDEYFTLCTQMDQVQQYLDYVQLMTYDLKGGFTILTGHHAGLYSNQVDLFPSSADRAVQCFVQAGVPIEKLVLGAAFYSREWKEVPDIDHGFNQMAQTVGNYGPPYHTLVNDYINKNGYIKYWDEEAMAPYLYNGETFISYDDKESLACKADYVRSKNLYGIMYWEYGCDETHTLTGWLRKKLDS is encoded by the coding sequence ATGAGAAAATTAATTGGATATGTTGGAACAAAAGATTTACAGGAAGTCACAGTGTCTGACATCAAAAACCTGGACGTAATAAATATTGCATTCGGTGTAATTCAGGACGGAGAAGTGAGGTGGGAACATCCGGAGTGCAAACGGTTCTTATCGCAGATCAGGCTGGAAAATCCAAATCTTAAAATTCTTCTGTCAGTAGGGGGATGGGGTGCATCCGGTTTTTCAGATGCTTCCATGACACAAAATGGCAGAGAAAAGCTGGTTAGATCCGCGGTGAACATTGTACAAAATTATTCTCTGGATGGTATTGATATCGACTGGGAATATCCTTGCATACGAGTAGGAGGAATTGACGGTGACAGCAGAGACAAAGAGAATTTTACTCTTCTGATGAAAGAGTTCAGACTTGTGCTCGATCAAAAGAAAGACCGGTCATATTTTTTGTCGATTGCGGCAGGCGGAGATGAGTACTTCACCTTGTGCACACAGATGGATCAGGTGCAGCAGTATTTGGATTATGTACAGCTGATGACCTATGATCTAAAAGGAGGGTTCACAATTTTGACCGGTCACCATGCTGGTCTGTATTCGAATCAAGTCGATCTGTTCCCATCCAGTGCTGACCGGGCAGTCCAGTGCTTTGTTCAGGCGGGGGTTCCAATAGAGAAACTCGTGCTTGGTGCGGCTTTCTATTCCAGAGAATGGAAAGAAGTACCGGATATCGATCATGGTTTTAATCAGATGGCACAGACAGTGGGAAACTATGGTCCACCATATCATACCCTTGTCAATGATTATATCAATAAAAATGGTTATATAAAATATTGGGATGAAGAGGCCATGGCTCCTTATCTGTATAATGGAGAAACATTTATCAGTTATGATGATAAAGAGTCATTGGCCTGCAAGGCGGATTATGTGAGAAGTAAGAACTTATATGGGATCATGTATTGGGAGTATGGCTGTGATGAAACACATACACTAACCGGATGGCTTCGTAAAAAACTAGATAGTTGA